From the Maniola jurtina chromosome Z, ilManJurt1.1, whole genome shotgun sequence genome, one window contains:
- the LOC123880139 gene encoding nucleobindin-2 isoform X6, with translation MRLFCRILFLIFILHCAYAPPVSPDKKDQDSEVVDDLAEYTEYHRYLKEVVQALESDPDFRERLEKADEEDVRSGKIAEQLDFVHHNVRSRLDEIKRRELERLRHLATKHYELTNDLSFDGKVPSNEHLDHHNPHTFEIDDLKKLIQKTTADLEAADKKRRENFKEYEMEKEFEKHQKLEKLDETQKKEYEENLKKEDDAKKHHQPLHHPGSKQQLEEVWEKQDHMDQQFDPKAFFMMHDVDGNGVWDPEEVKALFIKELDKMYTPGGPNKDMHERAEEMERMREHVFTENDKNRDGLIDFNEFMMETQRAEFNQDEGWKPIDENQIYTQAEYEAYERRRLEELRYLQQRGLVDAHGRPVPGAQHQIQQAYQQQQAYQQQFHSPPQGYQPHPGQVAQPQFQGQPQYQGQPQGQPQYQGQPQGQPQYQGQPQGQPQYQGQPQGQPQYQGQPQYQGQPQYQGQPQGQPQGQQQPQGQPQSQPIQNQQPNANVIPAQPPVQNQAAQSQPQAQAQAQQAQPPVVANAQEQSRAQPVQNPPAPKQDQPR, from the exons GCGGAGTACACAGAGTATCACAGATACTTGAAGGAGGTGGTTCAGGCGCTGGAGAGCGACCCCGACTTCCGCGAGCGGCTCGAGAAAGCTGATGAAGAGGATGTGAGG TCGGGCAAGATTGCAGAACAACTGGACTTCGTGCACCACAACGTGCGGAGTAGGTTAGACGAGATCAAACGGCGCGAGTTGGAGCGTTTGCGACATCTGGCTACAAAG CACTACGAGCTGACTAATGACCTCAGCTTCGATGGAAAAGTGCCTTCCAATGAACATTTAGACCACCACAATCCACACACATTTGAGATTGATGATCTGAAGAAACTCATCCAGAAAACTACTGCAGACTTGGAGGCAGCTGACAAGAAACGCAGGGAAAATTTTAAG GAATATGAGATGGAGAAAGAGTTTGAGAAACATCAGAAGTTGGAGAAGTTGGACGAGACACAAAAGAAAGAGTACGAGGAGAACCTGAAGAAGGAAGACGACGCAAAAAAGCATCATCAGCCG TTGCACCACCCGGGGTCAAAACAACAGTTAGAGGAGGTCTGGGAGAAACAAGACCACATGGACCAGCAATTTGACCCCAAAGCGTTCTTCATGATGCATG ACGTGGACGGCAATGGTGTATGGGACCCCGAGGAGGTTAAAGCTCTTTTTATAAAAGAGCTGGATAAGATGTATACACCGGGAGGGCCTAACAAGGACATGCACGAGCGGGCTGAAGAGATGGAGAGGATGAGAGAACATGTGTTCACTGAGAATGACAAGAACAGGGATGGCTTGATCGACTTCAACGAGTTTATGATGGAGACCCAGCGCGCGGAGTTCAACCAAGATGAAG GCTGGAAACCCATAGATGAGAACCAAATCTACACACAGGCTGAATACGAAGCTTACGAACGCAGGAGGTTAGAAGAGCTGCGTTACTTGCAACAACGCGGCTTG GTGGACGCCCACGGTCGTCCAGTCCCCGGCGCCCAACATCAAATACAACAAGCTTACCAGCAACAGCAGGCCTACCAGCAACAATTCCACTCACCGCCTCAGGGGTACCAACCGCATCCCGGGCAAGTAGCTCAGCCACAGTTCCAGGGACAACCGCAGTATCAAGGTCAACCGCAAGGTCAGCCACAGTATCAAGGACAACCGCAAGGTCAGCCACAATATCAAGGACAACCGCAAGGTCAGCCACAGTATCAAGGACAACCGCAAG GTCAACCACAATACCAAGGGCAACCACAATATCAAGGACAGCCGCAGTACCAGGGACAACCTCAAGGTCAACCACAAGGGCAGCAACAGCCGCAGGGTCAACCACAATCTCAACCGATACAGAACCAGCAACCAAACGCTAACGTGATCCCAGCACAGCCCCCGGTGCAAAACCAGGCCGCACAATCGCAACCGCAAGCTCAAGCGCAGGCACAACAGGCGCAACCACCAGTGGTTGCGAACGCGCAGGAGCAATCTCGAGCGCAACCGGTTCAGAATCCGCCGGCGCCCAAACAGGACCAGCCACGTTAA
- the LOC123880139 gene encoding nucleobindin-2 isoform X4 yields MRLFCRILFLIFILHCAYAPPVSPDKKDQDSEVVDDLAEYTEYHRYLKEVVQALESDPDFRERLEKADEEDVRSGKIAEQLDFVHHNVRSRLDEIKRRELERLRHLATKHYELTNDLSFDGKVPSNEHLDHHNPHTFEIDDLKKLIQKTTADLEAADKKRRENFKEYEMEKEFEKHQKLEKLDETQKKEYEENLKKEDDAKKHHQPLHHPGSKQQLEEVWEKQDHMDQQFDPKAFFMMHDVDGNGVWDPEEVKALFIKELDKMYTPGGPNKDMHERAEEMERMREHVFTENDKNRDGLIDFNEFMMETQRAEFNQDEGWKPIDENQIYTQAEYEAYERRRLEELRYLQQRGLVDAHGRPVPGAQHQIQQAYQQQQAYQQQFHSPPQGYQPHPGQVAQPQFQGQPQYQGQPQGQPQYQGQPQGQPQYQGQPQGQPQYQGQPQGQPQYQGQPQGQPQYQGQPQYQGQPQGQPQGQQQPQGQPQSQPIQNQQPNANVIPAQPPVQNQAAQSQPQAQAQAQQAQPPVVANAQEQSRAQPVQNPPAPKQDQPR; encoded by the exons GCGGAGTACACAGAGTATCACAGATACTTGAAGGAGGTGGTTCAGGCGCTGGAGAGCGACCCCGACTTCCGCGAGCGGCTCGAGAAAGCTGATGAAGAGGATGTGAGG TCGGGCAAGATTGCAGAACAACTGGACTTCGTGCACCACAACGTGCGGAGTAGGTTAGACGAGATCAAACGGCGCGAGTTGGAGCGTTTGCGACATCTGGCTACAAAG CACTACGAGCTGACTAATGACCTCAGCTTCGATGGAAAAGTGCCTTCCAATGAACATTTAGACCACCACAATCCACACACATTTGAGATTGATGATCTGAAGAAACTCATCCAGAAAACTACTGCAGACTTGGAGGCAGCTGACAAGAAACGCAGGGAAAATTTTAAG GAATATGAGATGGAGAAAGAGTTTGAGAAACATCAGAAGTTGGAGAAGTTGGACGAGACACAAAAGAAAGAGTACGAGGAGAACCTGAAGAAGGAAGACGACGCAAAAAAGCATCATCAGCCG TTGCACCACCCGGGGTCAAAACAACAGTTAGAGGAGGTCTGGGAGAAACAAGACCACATGGACCAGCAATTTGACCCCAAAGCGTTCTTCATGATGCATG ACGTGGACGGCAATGGTGTATGGGACCCCGAGGAGGTTAAAGCTCTTTTTATAAAAGAGCTGGATAAGATGTATACACCGGGAGGGCCTAACAAGGACATGCACGAGCGGGCTGAAGAGATGGAGAGGATGAGAGAACATGTGTTCACTGAGAATGACAAGAACAGGGATGGCTTGATCGACTTCAACGAGTTTATGATGGAGACCCAGCGCGCGGAGTTCAACCAAGATGAAG GCTGGAAACCCATAGATGAGAACCAAATCTACACACAGGCTGAATACGAAGCTTACGAACGCAGGAGGTTAGAAGAGCTGCGTTACTTGCAACAACGCGGCTTG GTGGACGCCCACGGTCGTCCAGTCCCCGGCGCCCAACATCAAATACAACAAGCTTACCAGCAACAGCAGGCCTACCAGCAACAATTCCACTCACCGCCTCAGGGGTACCAACCGCATCCCGGGCAAGTAGCTCAGCCACAGTTCCAGGGACAACCGCAGTATCAAGGTCAACCGCAAGGTCAGCCACAGTATCAAGGACAACCGCAAGGTCAGCCACAATATCAAGGACAACCGCAAGGTCAGCCACAGTATCAAGGACAACCGCAAGGTCAGCCACAGTATCAAGGACAACCGCAAGGTCAGCCACAGTATCAAG GACAGCCGCAGTACCAGGGACAACCTCAAGGTCAACCACAAGGGCAGCAACAGCCGCAGGGTCAACCACAATCTCAACCGATACAGAACCAGCAACCAAACGCTAACGTGATCCCAGCACAGCCCCCGGTGCAAAACCAGGCCGCACAATCGCAACCGCAAGCTCAAGCGCAGGCACAACAGGCGCAACCACCAGTGGTTGCGAACGCGCAGGAGCAATCTCGAGCGCAACCGGTTCAGAATCCGCCGGCGCCCAAACAGGACCAGCCACGTTAA
- the LOC123880139 gene encoding nucleobindin-2 isoform X3, with amino-acid sequence MRLFCRILFLIFILHCAYAPPVSPDKKDQDSEVVDDLAEYTEYHRYLKEVVQALESDPDFRERLEKADEEDVRSGKIAEQLDFVHHNVRSRLDEIKRRELERLRHLATKHYELTNDLSFDGKVPSNEHLDHHNPHTFEIDDLKKLIQKTTADLEAADKKRRENFKEYEMEKEFEKHQKLEKLDETQKKEYEENLKKEDDAKKHHQPLHHPGSKQQLEEVWEKQDHMDQQFDPKAFFMMHDVDGNGVWDPEEVKALFIKELDKMYTPGGPNKDMHERAEEMERMREHVFTENDKNRDGLIDFNEFMMETQRAEFNQDEGWKPIDENQIYTQAEYEAYERRRLEELRYLQQRGLVDAHGRPVPGAQHQIQQAYQQQQAYQQQFHSPPQGYQPHPGQVAQPQFQGQPQYQGQPQGQPQYQGQPQGQPQYQGQPQGQPQYQGQPQGQPQYQGQPQYQGQPQYQGQPQYQGQPQGQPQGQQQPQGQPQSQPIQNQQPNANVIPAQPPVQNQAAQSQPQAQAQAQQAQPPVVANAQEQSRAQPVQNPPAPKQDQPR; translated from the exons GCGGAGTACACAGAGTATCACAGATACTTGAAGGAGGTGGTTCAGGCGCTGGAGAGCGACCCCGACTTCCGCGAGCGGCTCGAGAAAGCTGATGAAGAGGATGTGAGG TCGGGCAAGATTGCAGAACAACTGGACTTCGTGCACCACAACGTGCGGAGTAGGTTAGACGAGATCAAACGGCGCGAGTTGGAGCGTTTGCGACATCTGGCTACAAAG CACTACGAGCTGACTAATGACCTCAGCTTCGATGGAAAAGTGCCTTCCAATGAACATTTAGACCACCACAATCCACACACATTTGAGATTGATGATCTGAAGAAACTCATCCAGAAAACTACTGCAGACTTGGAGGCAGCTGACAAGAAACGCAGGGAAAATTTTAAG GAATATGAGATGGAGAAAGAGTTTGAGAAACATCAGAAGTTGGAGAAGTTGGACGAGACACAAAAGAAAGAGTACGAGGAGAACCTGAAGAAGGAAGACGACGCAAAAAAGCATCATCAGCCG TTGCACCACCCGGGGTCAAAACAACAGTTAGAGGAGGTCTGGGAGAAACAAGACCACATGGACCAGCAATTTGACCCCAAAGCGTTCTTCATGATGCATG ACGTGGACGGCAATGGTGTATGGGACCCCGAGGAGGTTAAAGCTCTTTTTATAAAAGAGCTGGATAAGATGTATACACCGGGAGGGCCTAACAAGGACATGCACGAGCGGGCTGAAGAGATGGAGAGGATGAGAGAACATGTGTTCACTGAGAATGACAAGAACAGGGATGGCTTGATCGACTTCAACGAGTTTATGATGGAGACCCAGCGCGCGGAGTTCAACCAAGATGAAG GCTGGAAACCCATAGATGAGAACCAAATCTACACACAGGCTGAATACGAAGCTTACGAACGCAGGAGGTTAGAAGAGCTGCGTTACTTGCAACAACGCGGCTTG GTGGACGCCCACGGTCGTCCAGTCCCCGGCGCCCAACATCAAATACAACAAGCTTACCAGCAACAGCAGGCCTACCAGCAACAATTCCACTCACCGCCTCAGGGGTACCAACCGCATCCCGGGCAAGTAGCTCAGCCACAGTTCCAGGGACAACCGCAGTATCAAG GACAACCGCAAGGTCAGCCACAATATCAAGGACAACCGCAAGGTCAGCCACAGTATCAAGGACAACCGCAAGGTCAGCCACAGTATCAAGGACAACCGCAAGGTCAGCCACAGTATCAAGGTCAACCACAATACCAAGGGCAACCACAATATCAAGGACAGCCGCAGTACCAGGGACAACCTCAAGGTCAACCACAAGGGCAGCAACAGCCGCAGGGTCAACCACAATCTCAACCGATACAGAACCAGCAACCAAACGCTAACGTGATCCCAGCACAGCCCCCGGTGCAAAACCAGGCCGCACAATCGCAACCGCAAGCTCAAGCGCAGGCACAACAGGCGCAACCACCAGTGGTTGCGAACGCGCAGGAGCAATCTCGAGCGCAACCGGTTCAGAATCCGCCGGCGCCCAAACAGGACCAGCCACGTTAA
- the LOC123880139 gene encoding nucleobindin-2 isoform X2, whose amino-acid sequence MRLFCRILFLIFILHCAYAPPVSPDKKDQDSEVVDDLAEYTEYHRYLKEVVQALESDPDFRERLEKADEEDVRSGKIAEQLDFVHHNVRSRLDEIKRRELERLRHLATKHYELTNDLSFDGKVPSNEHLDHHNPHTFEIDDLKKLIQKTTADLEAADKKRRENFKEYEMEKEFEKHQKLEKLDETQKKEYEENLKKEDDAKKHHQPLHHPGAKDQLLDVWKGMDRMDNDFDPKVFFMMHDVDGNGVWDPEEVKALFIKELDKMYTPGGPNKDMHERAEEMERMREHVFTENDKNRDGLIDFNEFMMETQRAEFNQDEGWKPIDENQIYTQAEYEAYERRRLEELRYLQQRGLVDAHGRPVPGAQHQIQQAYQQQQAYQQQFHSPPQGYQPHPGQVAQPQFQGQPQYQGQPQGQPQYQGQPQGQPQYQGQPQGQPQYQGQPQGQPQYQGQPQGQPQYQGQPQYQGQPQYQGQPQYQGQPQGQPQGQQQPQGQPQSQPIQNQQPNANVIPAQPPVQNQAAQSQPQAQAQAQQAQPPVVANAQEQSRAQPVQNPPAPKQDQPR is encoded by the exons GCGGAGTACACAGAGTATCACAGATACTTGAAGGAGGTGGTTCAGGCGCTGGAGAGCGACCCCGACTTCCGCGAGCGGCTCGAGAAAGCTGATGAAGAGGATGTGAGG TCGGGCAAGATTGCAGAACAACTGGACTTCGTGCACCACAACGTGCGGAGTAGGTTAGACGAGATCAAACGGCGCGAGTTGGAGCGTTTGCGACATCTGGCTACAAAG CACTACGAGCTGACTAATGACCTCAGCTTCGATGGAAAAGTGCCTTCCAATGAACATTTAGACCACCACAATCCACACACATTTGAGATTGATGATCTGAAGAAACTCATCCAGAAAACTACTGCAGACTTGGAGGCAGCTGACAAGAAACGCAGGGAAAATTTTAAG GAATATGAGATGGAGAAAGAGTTTGAGAAACATCAGAAGTTGGAGAAGTTGGACGAGACACAAAAGAAAGAGTACGAGGAGAACCTGAAGAAGGAAGACGACGCAAAAAAGCATCATCAGCCG CTCCACCACCCGGGTGCAAAGGACCAGTTATTAGACGTATGGAAGGGAATGGATCGAATGGACAATGATTTTGACCCGAAGGTGTTTTTCATGATGCATG ACGTGGACGGCAATGGTGTATGGGACCCCGAGGAGGTTAAAGCTCTTTTTATAAAAGAGCTGGATAAGATGTATACACCGGGAGGGCCTAACAAGGACATGCACGAGCGGGCTGAAGAGATGGAGAGGATGAGAGAACATGTGTTCACTGAGAATGACAAGAACAGGGATGGCTTGATCGACTTCAACGAGTTTATGATGGAGACCCAGCGCGCGGAGTTCAACCAAGATGAAG GCTGGAAACCCATAGATGAGAACCAAATCTACACACAGGCTGAATACGAAGCTTACGAACGCAGGAGGTTAGAAGAGCTGCGTTACTTGCAACAACGCGGCTTG GTGGACGCCCACGGTCGTCCAGTCCCCGGCGCCCAACATCAAATACAACAAGCTTACCAGCAACAGCAGGCCTACCAGCAACAATTCCACTCACCGCCTCAGGGGTACCAACCGCATCCCGGGCAAGTAGCTCAGCCACAGTTCCAGGGACAACCGCAGTATCAAGGTCAACCGCAAGGTCAGCCACAGTATCAAGGACAACCGCAAGGTCAGCCACAATATCAAGGACAACCGCAAGGTCAGCCACAGTATCAAGGACAACCGCAAGGTCAGCCACAGTATCAAGGACAACCGCAAGGTCAGCCACAGTATCAAGGTCAACCACAATACCAAGGGCAACCACAATATCAAGGACAGCCGCAGTACCAGGGACAACCTCAAGGTCAACCACAAGGGCAGCAACAGCCGCAGGGTCAACCACAATCTCAACCGATACAGAACCAGCAACCAAACGCTAACGTGATCCCAGCACAGCCCCCGGTGCAAAACCAGGCCGCACAATCGCAACCGCAAGCTCAAGCGCAGGCACAACAGGCGCAACCACCAGTGGTTGCGAACGCGCAGGAGCAATCTCGAGCGCAACCGGTTCAGAATCCGCCGGCGCCCAAACAGGACCAGCCACGTTAA
- the LOC123880139 gene encoding nucleobindin-2 isoform X1 produces the protein MRLFCRILFLIFILHCAYAPPVSPDKKDQDSEVVDDLAEYTEYHRYLKEVVQALESDPDFRERLEKADEEDVRSGKIAEQLDFVHHNVRSRLDEIKRRELERLRHLATKHYELTNDLSFDGKVPSNEHLDHHNPHTFEIDDLKKLIQKTTADLEAADKKRRENFKEYEMEKEFEKHQKLEKLDETQKKEYEENLKKEDDAKKHHQPLHHPGSKQQLEEVWEKQDHMDQQFDPKAFFMMHDVDGNGVWDPEEVKALFIKELDKMYTPGGPNKDMHERAEEMERMREHVFTENDKNRDGLIDFNEFMMETQRAEFNQDEGWKPIDENQIYTQAEYEAYERRRLEELRYLQQRGLVDAHGRPVPGAQHQIQQAYQQQQAYQQQFHSPPQGYQPHPGQVAQPQFQGQPQYQGQPQGQPQYQGQPQGQPQYQGQPQGQPQYQGQPQGQPQYQGQPQGQPQYQGQPQYQGQPQYQGQPQYQGQPQGQPQGQQQPQGQPQSQPIQNQQPNANVIPAQPPVQNQAAQSQPQAQAQAQQAQPPVVANAQEQSRAQPVQNPPAPKQDQPR, from the exons GCGGAGTACACAGAGTATCACAGATACTTGAAGGAGGTGGTTCAGGCGCTGGAGAGCGACCCCGACTTCCGCGAGCGGCTCGAGAAAGCTGATGAAGAGGATGTGAGG TCGGGCAAGATTGCAGAACAACTGGACTTCGTGCACCACAACGTGCGGAGTAGGTTAGACGAGATCAAACGGCGCGAGTTGGAGCGTTTGCGACATCTGGCTACAAAG CACTACGAGCTGACTAATGACCTCAGCTTCGATGGAAAAGTGCCTTCCAATGAACATTTAGACCACCACAATCCACACACATTTGAGATTGATGATCTGAAGAAACTCATCCAGAAAACTACTGCAGACTTGGAGGCAGCTGACAAGAAACGCAGGGAAAATTTTAAG GAATATGAGATGGAGAAAGAGTTTGAGAAACATCAGAAGTTGGAGAAGTTGGACGAGACACAAAAGAAAGAGTACGAGGAGAACCTGAAGAAGGAAGACGACGCAAAAAAGCATCATCAGCCG TTGCACCACCCGGGGTCAAAACAACAGTTAGAGGAGGTCTGGGAGAAACAAGACCACATGGACCAGCAATTTGACCCCAAAGCGTTCTTCATGATGCATG ACGTGGACGGCAATGGTGTATGGGACCCCGAGGAGGTTAAAGCTCTTTTTATAAAAGAGCTGGATAAGATGTATACACCGGGAGGGCCTAACAAGGACATGCACGAGCGGGCTGAAGAGATGGAGAGGATGAGAGAACATGTGTTCACTGAGAATGACAAGAACAGGGATGGCTTGATCGACTTCAACGAGTTTATGATGGAGACCCAGCGCGCGGAGTTCAACCAAGATGAAG GCTGGAAACCCATAGATGAGAACCAAATCTACACACAGGCTGAATACGAAGCTTACGAACGCAGGAGGTTAGAAGAGCTGCGTTACTTGCAACAACGCGGCTTG GTGGACGCCCACGGTCGTCCAGTCCCCGGCGCCCAACATCAAATACAACAAGCTTACCAGCAACAGCAGGCCTACCAGCAACAATTCCACTCACCGCCTCAGGGGTACCAACCGCATCCCGGGCAAGTAGCTCAGCCACAGTTCCAGGGACAACCGCAGTATCAAGGTCAACCGCAAGGTCAGCCACAGTATCAAGGACAACCGCAAGGTCAGCCACAATATCAAGGACAACCGCAAGGTCAGCCACAGTATCAAGGACAACCGCAAGGTCAGCCACAGTATCAAGGACAACCGCAAGGTCAGCCACAGTATCAAGGTCAACCACAATACCAAGGGCAACCACAATATCAAGGACAGCCGCAGTACCAGGGACAACCTCAAGGTCAACCACAAGGGCAGCAACAGCCGCAGGGTCAACCACAATCTCAACCGATACAGAACCAGCAACCAAACGCTAACGTGATCCCAGCACAGCCCCCGGTGCAAAACCAGGCCGCACAATCGCAACCGCAAGCTCAAGCGCAGGCACAACAGGCGCAACCACCAGTGGTTGCGAACGCGCAGGAGCAATCTCGAGCGCAACCGGTTCAGAATCCGCCGGCGCCCAAACAGGACCAGCCACGTTAA
- the LOC123880139 gene encoding nucleobindin-2 isoform X5: MRLFCRILFLIFILHCAYAPPVSPDKKDQDSEVVDDLAEYTEYHRYLKEVVQALESDPDFRERLEKADEEDVRSGKIAEQLDFVHHNVRSRLDEIKRRELERLRHLATKHYELTNDLSFDGKVPSNEHLDHHNPHTFEIDDLKKLIQKTTADLEAADKKRRENFKEYEMEKEFEKHQKLEKLDETQKKEYEENLKKEDDAKKHHQPLHHPGSKQQLEEVWEKQDHMDQQFDPKAFFMMHDVDGNGVWDPEEVKALFIKELDKMYTPGGPNKDMHERAEEMERMREHVFTENDKNRDGLIDFNEFMMETQRAEFNQDEGWKPIDENQIYTQAEYEAYERRRLEELRYLQQRGLVDAHGRPVPGAQHQIQQAYQQQQAYQQQFHSPPQGYQPHPGQVAQPQFQGQPQYQGQPQGQPQYQGQPQGQPQYQGQPQGQPQYQGQPQGQPQYQGQPQGQPQYQGQPQYQGQPQYQGQPQYQGQPQGQPIQNQQPNANVIPAQPPVQNQAAQSQPQAQAQAQQAQPPVVANAQEQSRAQPVQNPPAPKQDQPR, translated from the exons GCGGAGTACACAGAGTATCACAGATACTTGAAGGAGGTGGTTCAGGCGCTGGAGAGCGACCCCGACTTCCGCGAGCGGCTCGAGAAAGCTGATGAAGAGGATGTGAGG TCGGGCAAGATTGCAGAACAACTGGACTTCGTGCACCACAACGTGCGGAGTAGGTTAGACGAGATCAAACGGCGCGAGTTGGAGCGTTTGCGACATCTGGCTACAAAG CACTACGAGCTGACTAATGACCTCAGCTTCGATGGAAAAGTGCCTTCCAATGAACATTTAGACCACCACAATCCACACACATTTGAGATTGATGATCTGAAGAAACTCATCCAGAAAACTACTGCAGACTTGGAGGCAGCTGACAAGAAACGCAGGGAAAATTTTAAG GAATATGAGATGGAGAAAGAGTTTGAGAAACATCAGAAGTTGGAGAAGTTGGACGAGACACAAAAGAAAGAGTACGAGGAGAACCTGAAGAAGGAAGACGACGCAAAAAAGCATCATCAGCCG TTGCACCACCCGGGGTCAAAACAACAGTTAGAGGAGGTCTGGGAGAAACAAGACCACATGGACCAGCAATTTGACCCCAAAGCGTTCTTCATGATGCATG ACGTGGACGGCAATGGTGTATGGGACCCCGAGGAGGTTAAAGCTCTTTTTATAAAAGAGCTGGATAAGATGTATACACCGGGAGGGCCTAACAAGGACATGCACGAGCGGGCTGAAGAGATGGAGAGGATGAGAGAACATGTGTTCACTGAGAATGACAAGAACAGGGATGGCTTGATCGACTTCAACGAGTTTATGATGGAGACCCAGCGCGCGGAGTTCAACCAAGATGAAG GCTGGAAACCCATAGATGAGAACCAAATCTACACACAGGCTGAATACGAAGCTTACGAACGCAGGAGGTTAGAAGAGCTGCGTTACTTGCAACAACGCGGCTTG GTGGACGCCCACGGTCGTCCAGTCCCCGGCGCCCAACATCAAATACAACAAGCTTACCAGCAACAGCAGGCCTACCAGCAACAATTCCACTCACCGCCTCAGGGGTACCAACCGCATCCCGGGCAAGTAGCTCAGCCACAGTTCCAGGGACAACCGCAGTATCAAGGTCAACCGCAAGGTCAGCCACAGTATCAAGGACAACCGCAAGGTCAGCCACAATATCAAGGACAACCGCAAGGTCAGCCACAGTATCAAGGACAACCGCAAGGTCAGCCACAGTATCAAGGACAACCGCAAGGTCAGCCACAGTATCAAGGTCAACCACAATACCAAGGGCAACCACAATATCAAGGACAGCCGCAGTACCAGGGACAACCTCAAGGTCAACCA ATACAGAACCAGCAACCAAACGCTAACGTGATCCCAGCACAGCCCCCGGTGCAAAACCAGGCCGCACAATCGCAACCGCAAGCTCAAGCGCAGGCACAACAGGCGCAACCACCAGTGGTTGCGAACGCGCAGGAGCAATCTCGAGCGCAACCGGTTCAGAATCCGCCGGCGCCCAAACAGGACCAGCCACGTTAA